A section of the Ovis canadensis isolate MfBH-ARS-UI-01 breed Bighorn chromosome 1, ARS-UI_OviCan_v2, whole genome shotgun sequence genome encodes:
- the TSHB gene encoding thyrotropin subunit beta, whose product MTAIFLMSMIFGLACGQAMSFCIPTEYMMHVERKECAYCLTINTTICAGYCMTRDVNGKLFLPKYALSQDVCTYRDFMYKTAEIPGCPRHVTPYFSYPVAISCKCGKCNTDYSDCIHEAIKTNYCTKPQKSYVVGFSI is encoded by the exons ATGACTGCTATCTTCCTGATGTCCATGATTTTTGGCCTTGCATGTGGACAAGCAATGTCTTTTTGTATTCCAACTGAGTATATGATGCATGTCGAAAGGAAAGAATGTGCTTACTGCCTAACCATCAACACCACCATCTGTGCTGGTTATTGTATGACACGG GATGTCAACGGCAAGCTGTTTCTTCCCAAATATGCCCTGTCTCAGGATGTCTGTACATACAGAGACTTCATGTACAAGACTGCAGAAATACCAGGATGTCCACGCCATGTTACTCCTTATTTCTCCTACCCGGTAGCTATAAGCTGTAAGTGTGGCAAGTGTAATACTGACTATAGTGATTGTATACATGAGGCCATCAAAACAAACTACTGTACCAAACCTCAGAAGTCCTATGTGGTGGGATTTTCTATCTAA